A genomic window from Gossypium hirsutum isolate 1008001.06 chromosome D12, Gossypium_hirsutum_v2.1, whole genome shotgun sequence includes:
- the LOC107946915 gene encoding uncharacterized protein isoform X6 translates to MDYDDNDSQSQNLHLAGEGNNKFPPVLRSYDLPRFDFDDNLRGHLRFDSLVETEVFLGIESSEDNQWIEEFSRGSTGIAFSSSAAEPCLISRRTNVWSEVASSESVEMLLKSVGQDETTLGQTISKDSDACDELGCMIKPMDPSLKHRYSSLSKVGDDIQPALHTGEIPGKCVDNQLVKDASQTHEGDPSVHGALEDPNSKNTDIPATERDESKDSKHIVVNENLVEASVDQSLDDSGQEDKFASGSEVNTIIPSVQSTCMTSVLIDDEDSTHLKNDIIDKNVDSLERENVGLSPELHIGGKNLVDDTVACVTSHVQKHSASDMQSREEEHATGNSTANMSEPSGRILEGNSDLHMVEECSKRAGVEILLQTSKSEDIVLSEGKLHDTSSMPIVSDITLMEHENEVSDTDTIICMSLESKVNSTMKLASDAIEKKDLLESDYHPDKKISSSKSEKSLLLAEDGKGSKDEGEDSHDTLVAGPTKVCEKYIVTEHIDDHKCDRSVSVTSKQNTNLPSDCSSADCFDDRSPLVTKGVDSSSFGAGGRVNELASNLQPDVPVSSMLVDCVLLPSDKGMPANTVLDKKEVQVPSSEASFSVVKTSGMTTEKGASCETGEQFSCKIVDQSLLMKNTTTLEGENGDQTLCGVTLEVGKDMHSSSIVSDSTVRKTDGDKALVISKVSTDSAGGASTQLNKTLMSSVPSTSMEASHNTDQNHHKDNDSKLVSEEISGRVAVYQVDVDPAKAFNTSFASAPSSESQTKFHMMESGSSSADLDNPSCGSPIVIRTSEQSQGKIESGVKRSKDQSAVASGVTNEEANKEKSISQDTEGNDATPGDKSFTFEVPPLLGVSEQESGKNWKPFATMQQDKISPAMEGTPSTSGLSKAGAKAARETSCANLQAPKRENVRGGSKGTSERKTRRTGGKSASKEAAKKGNAAKERTPARDSERSDRTSNVSLSSAGTGQLVQSNEMQHYGHIEGVFQQPFTDLQQVQLRAQIFVYGALIQGTVPDEAYMISAFGGPDGGRTIWENAWRAGTERVHGKKSLLVSPETPLQSHIGAKTSDQSIKQNTLQSKVTSSPAIRSTGKGTPTTSIVNPMIPLSSPLWSIRTPSGDALQPTGFPRGAVMDYQLAISPLHPPATRNLIGHNSSWMSQSPFRGPWTPQTSAFDGNACFPVRPITEAVNSNPAIASVPHSSSMKQVSAVPVVQSGSPANIFAGTPLLDTKKATLTPGQHSADPKPRKRKKSTVSEEPGQSIPHFQSESPLATVVVSQASKPAAITIPATNISKSTDKFITSVSGNHLKKGDQESDQRASLSEETLSKHKNAQKHAEDAAALAAAAVSHSEEIWRQLDKHKNSGLAPDVETKLTSAAVAIAAAAAVAKAAAAAANVASNAALQSKLMADEALVSSGYRNSTPNNAISDSGKRLSEATPASILRAEDAAASSNSVIVVAREVARRRVEAASAAAKQAENMDAIVKAAELAAEAVSQAGKIVAMGEPFSLAELVEAGPEAYWKVPQASPEPDGAIREQINIGGSMEAPGSSVGHLKEVPVDKREKQDNHRKSPTHREMTRVSMEDRSRLTDGGLAPVATSEKDKKGQKRRKASDVAKTKGVASESEIGFESPLMITQTDREKAGETSKDNNIREGSHVEVLRDGGGSRVAWFLADILNLNNGKAYVCYNELRQEDGDRLKEWVEVEGDRAPRIRCARPSTAMSFEGTRKRRRAAMADYNWSVGDRVDAWMQNSWWEGVVIEKSKKDETSFTVHFPAQGETSGVKAWLLRSSLMWKKGSWVEWSSSVDNNESSREGDTPQEKRQRLGSPVVEAKGKDKLSKNVDIKESGKPDDTKLLDLSANKEIFNIGKSTRDESKPDSLRMIRTGLKKKGSGVVFGVPKPGKKQKFMEVSKHYVADQSSKTHETSDSAKFTKYLMPQGSEPRGTKNKIEPKLMAVSKPKILKSGKLPSVSSRSIPQKNYLPNTMISEPDSVVASDVSKLEDSASHAENVSGKPNLMEFRSFSSSDGAAEGPVLFSSVAVSSDASLKKTPASNAKSERINKGKFAPSGGKLAKIEENVFNDDTTKTSSEGVEPRRSNRRIQPTSRLLEGLQSSLAISKIPSVSFDKSHKSQSRSMRGET, encoded by the exons AATGTCTGGTCTGAGGTGGCATCCTCAGAATCAGTTGAAATGCTATTAAAGTCTGTAGGGCAGGACGAAACTACTCTTGGTCAAACTATTAGTAAGGATTCAGATGCCTGTGATGAGCTGGGTTGCATGATAAAGCCGATGGACCCTAGTTTGAAACACAGATATAGTAGCCTTTCTAAAGTTGGGGATGACATACAACCTGCCCTGCATACAGGTGAGATTCCAGGGAAATGTGTAGATAATCAGTTGGTTAAAGATGCTTCTCAAACCCATGAGGGTGATCCATCTGTTCATGGGGCATTAGAAGATCCAAATAGTAAAAATACTGACATACCTGCAACTGAGAGAGATGAGTCTAAAGATAGTAAACATATTGTTGTTAATGAAAATCTAGTGGAAGCTTCGGTTGATCAGTCTTTGGATGACAGTGGACAGGAAGATAAATTTGCTTCTGGGTCAGAAGTTAATACCATAATCCCTTCTGTGCAAAGCACATGTATGACTAGTGTTTTGATAGATGATGAAGATTCCACACATTTGAAAAATGATATCATTGATAAAAATGTGGACAGTTTAGAGAGGGAAAATGTTGGTTTAAGTCCAGAACTTCACATCGGTGGTAAGAACTTGGTTGATGATACAGTTGCATGTGTTACCTCGCACGTGCAGAAACATTCAGCCTCGGACATGCAATCTAGGGAAGAAGAACATGCTACTGGAAACAGCACTGCTAACATGAGTGAGCCTTCTGGTAGAATATTGGAAGGGAATTCTGACCTACATATGGTGGAAGAATGCAGCAAGCGTGCGGGTGTAGAAATTCTTCTGCAGACCAGCAAGTCTGAAGACATTGTCTTGTCAGAAGGAAAGCTACATGACACATCATCAATGCCCATTGTTAGTGATATTACCCTTATGGAGCATGAAAATGAGGTTAGCGATACTGATACTATAATTTGTATGAGTCTAGAGTCAAAGGTGAATTCAACGATGAAGCTAGCATCTGATGCTATTGAGAAGAAGGATTTGTTAGAAAGTGATTACCACCCAGATAAAAAAATCTCGAGCAGCAAGTCTGAGAAATCTTTGTTGTTAGCAGAAGATGGTAAAGGTTCTAAGGATGAAGGTGAAGATTCTCATGATACTTTGGTTGCTGGACCCACGAAAGTATGTGAAAAGTACATCGTCACTGAACATATTGATGATCATAAATGTGATAGAAGTGTTTCAGTTACTTCAAAGCAGAACACCAATTTGCCTTCTGATTGTAGTAGTGCAGATTGCTTTGATGATAGATCCCCACTTGTAACAAAGGGAGTTGATTCCTCATCATTCGGTGCAGGTGGCAGGGTAAATGAGTTAGCTTCAAATCTACAACCTGATGTTCCTGTCAGCAGTATGTTGG TGGATTGTGTTCTTTTGCCTTCTGATAAGGGCATGCCAGCCAATACTGTTTTGGATAAGAAAGAGGTTCAGGTGCCATCTTCAGAAGCAAGTTTCTCAGTCGTAAAGACTTCTGGAATGACAACCGAAAAAGGTGCTTCTTGTGAGACTGGTGAACAGTTCTCATGCAAGATAGTTGATCAGTCATTGTTAATGAAGAATACCACTACACTTGAAGGCGAAAATGGAGACCAAACACTTTGCGGAGTCACATTGGAGGTTGGAAAGGATATGCATTCATCATCTATTGTCTCTGATTCAACAGTGAGGAAGACTGATGGTGACAAAGCTCTAGTTATCTCTAAGGTTTCTACAGATTCTGCAG GTGGTGCTTCAACTCAGCTGAACAAGACCTTGATGAGTTCAGTGCCTTCAACTTCAATGGAAGCCTCTCATAATACTGACCAAAATCACCATAAAGATAATGATTCCAAATTGGTTTCTGAAGAGATCAGTGGTCGTGTTGCTGTGTATCAGGTTGATG TTGATCCTGCAAAGGCTTTTAATACTTCCTTTGCTTCTGCGCCTTCATCTGAATCTCAAACTAAGTTTCACATGATGGAAAGTGGAAGTAGCAGTGCTGATCTTGACAATCCTTCCTGTGGCTCTCCAATTGTCATTAGAACTTCTGAGCAGTCACAAGGTAAAATTGAAAGTGGTGTGAAAAGATCCAAAGATCAGAGTGCTGTAGCATCTGGTGTTACTAACGAGGAAGCGAACAAAGAGAAGTCAATTTCTCAGGATACAGAAGGAAATGATGCTACTCCAGGAGACAAAAGTTTCACCTTTGAGGTACCTCCATTGTTAGGTGTGTCTGAACAAGAATCTGGAAAGAATTGGAAACCTTTTGCGACCATGCAACAAGATAAAATATCCCCG GCCATGGAAGGAACTCCATCAACCTCTGGCTTAAGCAAAGCGGGGGCCAAGGCTGCTCGAGAGACAAGTTGTGCAAATCTTCAGGCACCTAAAAGGGAGAATGTGCGTGGTGGCTCCAAAGGGACTTCTGAGCGTAAAACAAGACGAACAGGTGGTAAGAGTGCAAGTAAGGAAGCTGCTAAAAAGGGAAATGCTGCAAAAGAGAGAACCCCTGCAAGGGACTCAGAAAGAAGTGATAGAACAAGTAATGTGTCACTCAGTTCAGCTGGAACTGGTCAACTTGTGCAATCCAATGAGATGCAGCACTATGGACATATAGAAGGCG TTTTTCAACAGCCTTTTACAGATTTGCAGCAAGTTCAGTTGCGCGCTCAGATTTTTGTATATGGAGCTTTGAT ACAAGGAACAGTACCTGATGAGGCATATATGATATCGGCATTTGGAGGACCTG ATGGTGGAAGAACCATTTGGGAGAATGCTTGGCGAGCAGGTACTGAGAGGGTACATGGTAAAAAATCGCTTCTTGTTAGCCCTGAAACTCCGTTGCAGTCTCATATAG GTGCTAAAACTTCTGATCAATCGATCAAACAAAATACACTTCAGAGTAAGGTTACATCCTCACCTGCTATTCGTTCTACCGGCAAGGGTACTCCAACAACATCAATTGTAAACCCAATGATACCCCTTTCATCACCACTATGGAGTATTCGTACACCTTCTGGTGACGCCCTTCAACCTACTGGCTTTCCAAGAGGTGCAGTTATGGATTATCAGCTAGCAATTTCTCCATTACATCCTCCAGCTACAAGGAATTTAATCGGACACAATTCTTCTTGGATGTCCCAATCCCCTTTTCGTGGCCCCTGGACTCCACAGACTTCTGCATTTGATGGCAATGCTTGTTTTCCTGTGCGCCCGATCACAGAAGCAGTTAATTCAAATCCTGCAATAGCATCTGTGCCTCATTCTTCTAGCATGAAACAGGTTTCTGCAGTTCCTGTGGTCCAGAGTGGAAGTCCTGCCAATATTTTTGCAGGGACTCCACTGCTTGACACAAAAAAGGCAACATTAACACCTGGTCAGCATTCTGCTGATCCAAAGCCTAGAAAACGGAAAAAGTCTACAGTTTCTGAGGAGCCTGGGCAGAGTATACCTCATTTTCAATCAGAGTCCCCATTGGCTACTGTTGTGGTTAGTCAGGCCTCTAAACCTGCTGCAATTACCATTCCTGCTACCAATATATCTAAGTCCACTGATAAATTCATAACATCTGTCTCTGGTAATCATCTCAAAAAGGGTGACCAAGAATCAGATCAGAGGGCTAGTCTCTCTGAAGAGACTCTTAGTAAACACAAAAATGCTCAGAAGCATGCAGAGGATGCTGCTGCtcttgctgctgctgctgttaGTCACAGTGAAGAAATATGGAGGCAGTTGGACAAGCACAAAAATTCAGGGTTGGCACCAGATGTTGAAACTAAATTGACTTCCGCAGCTGTTGCAATAGCAGCAGCTGCTGCTGTTGCAAAGGCTGCGGCTGCGGCTGCCAATGTCGCCTCAAATGCTGCCTTACAATCAAAATTGATGGCTGATGAAGCATTGGTTTCAAGTGGCTACAGAAATTCCACTCCCAATAATGCAATATCTGATAGTGGGAAGAGGTTGAGCGAGGCTACTCCTGCATCCATCTTAAGGGCTGAGGATGCTGCTGCTAGTTCGAATTCTGTCATTGTTGTTGCCAGGGAAGTTGCTAGAAGGAGGGTAGAAGCAGCTTCAGCTGCCGCAAAGCAAGCTGAAAACATGGATGCCATTGTTAAAGCTGCGGAGCTGGCAGCTGAAGCTGTGTCACAAGCTGGGAAGATTGTTGCAATGGGTGAACCTTTCTCATTGGCTGAATTGGTAGAAGCAGGTCCAGAGGCATATTGGAAAGTACCCCAAGCATCCCCTGAGCCAGATGGTGCTATTAGAGAGCAGATAAACATAGGTGGTAGCATGGAAGCTCCTGGTTCATCTGTTGGGCATCTAAAAGAGGTTCCTGTGGACAAGAGGGAAAAGCAGGATAACCACAGAAAGTCACCTACTCATAGAGAGATGACCAGAGTGTCTATGGAAGATCGTTCTAGATTGACAGATGGCGGTTTGGCTCCTGTTGCAACAagtgaaaaagataaaaaaggaCAAAAGAGGCGCAAAGCTTCAGATGTTGCCAAAACTAAAGGAGTTGCTTCTGAATCTGAGATTGGTTTTGAATCACCTTTGATGATCACTCAGACTGACCGTGAAAAAGCAGGGGAAACttcaaaagataataatataagGGAAGGCTCGCATGTTGAG GTATTGAGAGATGGAGGTGGGTCAAGAGTAGCATGGTTCCTGGCAGATATACTGAACTTGAACAATGGCAAAGCTTATGTGTGTTACAATGAACTTCGACAAGAGG ATGGTGATAGGCTAAAGGAATGGGTGGAAGTTGAAGGTGATAGGGCACCTAGGATACGCTGTGCTCGTCCTAGTACAGCTATGTCATTTGAAGGAACAAGGAAGAGACGCAGGGCAGCCATGGCGGATTATAATTGGTCTGTTGGAGATAGGGTTGATGCATGGATGCAAAATAG CTGGTGGGAGGGAGTTGTCATTGAGAAGAGCAAGAAAGATGAAACTTCATTTACTGTCCATTTTCCTG CTCAAGGAGAAACATCTGGTGTCAAAGCATGGCTTCTTCGTTCTTCTCTGATGTGGAAGAAAGGTAGTTGGGTTGAATGGTCCAGCTCTGTTGATAATAATGAGTCTTCCCGTGAG GGTGATACCCCACAGGAAAAGCGGCAAAGGTTAGGCAGTCCTGTGGTTGAGGCCAAAGGGAAAGATAAGCTTTCAAAAAATGTTGACATTAAGGAATCTGGGAAACCTGATGACACGAAATTGCTGGATTTATCTGCAAACAAAGaaatatttaatattggtaaAAGTACCAGAGATGAGAGTAAACCTGACTCACTGAGAATGATACGTACTGGTttaaagaagaaaggatcaggaGTGGTTTTTGGTGTTCCTAAGCCTGGAAAGAAGCAAAAGTTTATGGAAGTAAGTAAACATTATGTTGCAGATCAGAGTAGCAAGACTCATGAAACTAGTGATTCAGCCAAGTTTACAAAATATTTAATGCCTCAAGGATCTGAACCCCGTggaacgaaaaataaaattgaaccaAAACTAATGGCTGTATCCAAGCCCAAGATTCTCAAGTCTGGAAAATTGCCTAGTGTTTCTAGTAGAAGTATTCCTCAGAAAAACTACTTACCAAACACTATGATTTCTGAACCTGATAGTGTTGTGGCCTCAGATGTGTCAAAATTGGAGGATTCTGCAAGCCATGCTGAGAATGTATCAGGAAAGCCAAACTTGATGGAGTTCAGATCATTTTCATCTTCTGATGGAGCAGCAGAGGGCCCGGTCTTATTTTCTTCTGTGGCTGTCTCATCAGATGCATCCCTCAAGAAAACTCCTGCTTCAAATGCTAAATCTGAAAGGATTAATAAGGGGAAGTTCGCACCATCTGGTGGGAAGTTGGCAAAAATCGAGGAAAATGTTTTCAATGATGATACAACAAAAACAAGTTCTGAAGGTGTTGAACCTCGTAGATCTAATCGCAGGATTCAGCCAACATCAAGA CTTTTGGAAGGGCTACAAAGCTCGTTGGCCATCTCGAAAATTCCTTCGGTTTCATTCGACAAAAGTCACAAAAGTCAAAGCAGAAGTATGAGAGGTGAAACTTAA